A stretch of the Aneurinibacillus migulanus genome encodes the following:
- a CDS encoding GNAT family N-acetyltransferase, translating to MLIRSFRLGDYVHITRIWQETGLEQTETETLDALAKQLAWDSDLVMIAEHEGEVAGVIVGTIDGTRGYFYRLAVNPGLQGMGIGRKLVEALEKRFKERGVTRVFIMVNQDNKKVLPFYSLLGYEVKEYITLSKKLTPNTDTE from the coding sequence GTGTTAATACGGTCGTTTCGTTTGGGAGATTATGTACACATCACACGCATCTGGCAGGAAACAGGATTGGAACAGACAGAAACAGAGACGCTCGACGCACTGGCTAAACAATTGGCCTGGGATAGCGATCTCGTTATGATTGCAGAGCATGAGGGAGAAGTAGCCGGAGTTATCGTAGGAACTATTGATGGAACACGCGGTTACTTTTACCGGTTGGCAGTTAATCCGGGGCTGCAGGGCATGGGCATCGGTCGCAAGCTGGTGGAAGCGCTTGAGAAGCGTTTTAAAGAAAGAGGCGTCACGAGAGTATTTATTATGGTAAATCAAGATAATAAGAAGGTCCTTCCTTTCTATAGCTTGCTTGGATATGAAGTGAAGGAATATATTACATTATCTAAGAAGTTAACACCTAATACGGATACAGAATAA
- a CDS encoding DUF402 domain-containing protein yields the protein MMTSPGTPLRIESYKHDQSFHRSWDKTLMLHLSDAVLIGGNDNVRVTESDGREWRTREPAICTFGRGQWFNTIAMIRTDGVYYYCNIGSPFSLRNDLVTYIDYDLDVKVYPDMSYTILDKEEFALHSRRMQYPQDVIDMVYKGVQEVVTWIQERRGPFHPGFVDRWYERYLHLRNP from the coding sequence GTGATGACGTCACCCGGAACCCCGCTTCGCATCGAAAGTTATAAGCATGATCAATCGTTTCACCGCTCATGGGACAAAACGCTGATGCTTCATTTGAGTGATGCGGTTCTCATTGGCGGAAACGATAACGTCCGAGTTACCGAATCGGACGGACGGGAGTGGCGAACGCGCGAACCAGCGATATGTACGTTTGGCCGCGGACAGTGGTTTAATACGATTGCAATGATTCGAACAGATGGAGTTTATTACTACTGCAATATCGGCTCGCCGTTTTCTTTGCGTAATGATTTGGTCACGTACATAGACTACGACCTTGATGTGAAGGTCTATCCGGATATGAGTTATACCATCCTGGATAAAGAAGAGTTCGCGCTGCATAGCCGGCGAATGCAATATCCTCAAGATGTAATCGATATGGTGTATAAGGGAGTACAGGAAGTCGTCACCTGGATTCAAGAGAGAAGAGGACCCTTCCATCCCGGTTTTGTCGATCGTTGGTACGAGCGGTATCTGCATTTACGAAATCCATGA